In Arthrobacter sp. PAMC25284, a single genomic region encodes these proteins:
- a CDS encoding DUF427 domain-containing protein, which translates to MATKYSAPLMDAFPELRYEATAKRVRASRAGTPVVDTVAALLVWEPRRITPVFAVPEADLLVALALAPAAGGPAVPERSFAWGQHGSAGLDPRTGFRRHTTAGEEFDVLAGGGLPGAAFRPSDPDLAGYVLLDFAAFDWLEDDEGIVGHPRDPFHRVDIRAASRHITVALDGVLLADTVRPQLVYETMLPVRYYILPADVRLEHFEPSPHTTFCPYKGKASYWSFLGSDAGRNIAWMYDNRFPDSTQLHGLVAFFDEKLDVTVDGVPLERAATPWS; encoded by the coding sequence ATGGCCACCAAATACTCCGCACCACTGATGGACGCCTTTCCTGAGCTCCGGTACGAGGCGACGGCGAAACGGGTTCGGGCCAGCCGCGCGGGAACACCCGTCGTCGATACCGTCGCTGCCCTGCTGGTCTGGGAACCACGGCGCATCACACCCGTATTCGCGGTGCCGGAAGCAGATCTGCTCGTGGCGCTGGCGCTGGCGCCAGCAGCGGGCGGACCAGCCGTCCCCGAGCGCTCCTTTGCCTGGGGTCAGCACGGGTCTGCCGGCCTCGATCCGCGGACCGGGTTCCGCCGGCACACCACCGCCGGTGAGGAGTTCGACGTGCTGGCCGGCGGCGGACTGCCCGGCGCGGCCTTCCGCCCCTCCGATCCGGATCTGGCCGGCTATGTTCTGCTGGATTTCGCGGCCTTTGACTGGCTCGAGGATGACGAAGGCATCGTCGGTCACCCCCGGGACCCCTTCCACCGGGTGGACATCCGTGCGGCGTCCCGCCACATCACCGTCGCCCTCGACGGCGTGCTGCTCGCGGACACGGTCCGTCCGCAGCTCGTTTACGAAACCATGCTCCCGGTGCGGTATTACATTCTCCCGGCCGACGTCCGCCTTGAGCATTTTGAGCCAAGCCCGCACACCACTTTTTGCCCGTACAAAGGCAAGGCCAGCTACTGGAGCTTCCTTGGCTCGGACGCCGGACGGAACATCGCCTGGATGTACGACAACAGGTTCCCGGATTCGACACAGCTGCACGGGCTCGTCGCCTTCTTCGACGAAAAACTCGACGTCACTGTGGACGGCGTCCCGTTGGAACGGGCAGCGACACCTTGGTCCTGA